GTCCAGGTCTCGCCGCAGAAGATCCGTTTCGAGTTCGGCCAGGCCTCGCTGACGTCCAAGGTCATCGACGGCGCCTTCCCCGACTATATGCGCGTCATTCCCAAGGGGAACGACAAACAGGCCGATATCGACAACGCCATGTTCTCCAAGGCCGTCGACCGCGTGGCAACCATCTCGGCCGAGAAGAGCCGGTCGGTGAAGCTGGCGTTCGAGCTGGACCGCGTTACCCTGACGGTGCGCAACATGGAGGCTGGACAGGGCGTCGAGGAGGTCGAGATCGGCTATTCCGAAGAGCCCTTCGAGATCGGCTTCAACGCCCGCTACCTGCTGGACGTCGCCGGCCAGATCACCGGCGAGAACGCCACCTTCATGTTCGCCGACCCGGCCAGCCCGACGCTGGTCCTCGATCCGGGCGATCCGGGCGTGCAGTATGTGCTGATGCCGCTGCGTGTCTGACGACGAAGGCGTCGCGCTTCTGGTCATTCGCACGGCCCGCTGGCGGACCCTTGCAAGCGTGGTGATATCCGCGATCGGCGTCGTTGTTATCTTTGGCGTCTGGGGTTGGGTCGCCAGCATCATCGGTTTTCGTCGCTACCTGACCCTTCTGGAGGCCAGTCCGTTCAACGCGGTGATGACGGGCGTGATCGCGCTGATGGGTCTCTCGCTTCTGGGTCACTCCATCTATCGGCATTTCCGCAGCGATACCCTGATCCTGAGCGACAAGGGCTTTCGGTTCCGGATGCCGGAGCGAGCGCGGTTTGTGCGTTGGGACGACGTGAAACAGTTCCGCGTCGAGCGCCCCAAGGACAGCATGTATTCGGTCGTCGGTTGGGACCATCATGACGACGCGCTCAGCGGCAACCCGGTCTGGCAAAATCCCAATCTTGAGGACGTCCGCAAGACGACGCTGGACGCTGAAATCGGATCCTACTGGGAGGGCGGAGCCGAGGCGGTCTGCGTGACGCTGGAGCAATGGCGCAAGCGCTACAGCGGATCATGACGCGGGACCTGGCCCGGCGATGGAACGCCCTGTGATCACCGCCCTCACCCTCACCGACTTCCGCTCCTATGCGAGCGCGACCCTGCGCGTGGGGGCGGGGCCGGTGGTGCTGCATGGGCCGAACGGGGCGGGCAAGACCAATCTGCTGGAGGCCTTGAGCCTGTTCACCCCCGGGCGTGGGCTGCGCGGGGCGACGGCGGTGGAGATGGGGCGGCGCGAGCCCGGCGAGGCCGGCGGCCGGGCCTGGGCCGTGGCCCTGACGCTGGACGGCGGAGACGGCGACGAGATCAAGCTCGGCACGGGGGTGCAATCGGCGGGCGCGGCGCGGCGCATCGTGCGCATCGACGGGGAGACGGCGCCGCCGGGGCGGCTGCTCGACTACCTGAGGCCCGTCTGGGCGACGCCCGAGCAGGACCGGCTGTTCTCCGACGCCCGGGCCGAGCGGCTGAAATTCTTCGACCGACTGGTCTTCGCCGCCGACCCCGCCCATGCGGCGACGGTCTCGGCCTATGAGAAGGCCCTGCGCGAGCGGCTGCGGCTTCTGACCGACGGCGCGGAGGGGCGGGAAGCCGACCCCCTGTGGCTGGATGCGCTGGAGCTGCGACTGGCCGAGAGCGGGGCCCGGGCGGCGATGGCCCGTGCGAGCGCTCTGGAGGCCCTGCAGGCCGGTATCGACGCGCGCGGCGACCGTCCCTTCCCCCAGGCCGATCTCGGCCTTTCCGGCGAGGCCGAGGGGCTGGCGGTGAGCGGCGCGGACGAGGCGGCCATCGCCGCCGTGATCCGGGAGGGCATGGTGCGGTCGCGCGGCCGTGACGCCGCCGCCGGCCGGTCCCTCTATGGCCCGCACCGCTCGGACCTGACGGCCCTGCACCGGGAGAAGAACCGCCCCGCCGCCGAGGGGTCTTCGGGAGAGCAGAAGGCGCTGGTCCTGAACCTGATCCTCGCCCAGATCGTGCGCCTGAAATCCGAAGGTGGCGCGTCCCCGGTTCTGCTGCTCGACGAGGCCCCGGCCCACCTCGATGCAAACCGCCGTGCGGCCCTGTTCGACGAGATCGTCGCCCTGAATCTGCAGGCCTTCATGACCGGCACCGAGGCCGCCCTGTTCGAGGATTTGCAGGGCCGCGCACGCTTCGTCCGGGTCGAGGGCGGGGCCCTTTTGGCCGAGGCCTGAACCCTCCGCTTTCCCTCGCTTTTCGTGGGGCTTTTCCTATATAAACGACAGATCGAATCCGCCTGAATCGGCGGGTCTCTGAAAGCTCTTCCCTGCGGGCCGGATGGCCGTTCGCCATCCCCTTGGACGCCCGCGTCTCCGGACGATTGAATGACCGACCAGAACGAAAACGCCCGTCACGAAGATACGGCCGAAGAAGCCGCCTACGGCGCGGAATCCATCAAGGTTCTCAAAGGCCTGGACGCCGTCCGTAAGCGGCCCGGCATGTATATCGGCGACACCGACGACGGCTCCGGCCTGCACCACATGGTCTATGAGGTGGTCGACAACGCCATCGACGAGGCCCTGGCCGGTCACGCCGATCTGGTCGAGGTGATCCTGAACGCCGACGGCTCGGTCACCGTCACCGACAACGGCCGCGGCATTCCGGTCGACATCCACGCCGAGGAAGGCGTTTCGGCGGCCGAGGTCATCATGACCCAGCTGCACGCCGGCGGTAAGTTCGACCAGAACTCCTACAAGGTCTCCGGCGGCCTGCACGGCGTCGGCGTCTCGGTCGTGAACGCCCTGTCGGACTGGCTGAAACTCGTCATCTTCCGCAACGGCAAACGCCACGAGATGAAGTTCGAGCGCGGCGACACGGTCGAAAGCCTGAAGGTCACCGGCGACGCCCCCCTGCGCGAGGACGGCCCAAAGGCGGGGCAAGTCCTGTCGGGCACCCAGGTCACCTTCTATCCGTCGGTCACGACGTTCAGCCACATCGACTTCGACCTGAAGACGCTGGAGCACCGGCTGCGCGAGCTGGCCTTCCTGAACTCGGGCGTGGTCATCAAGCTGCAGGACCACCGCGGCGCCGAGCCGATCGATATCCTGCTGCACTATGAGGGCGGCGTGGAGGCCTTCGTGCGCCACCTCGACAAGTCCAAGACCCCGCTGATGAAGGACGTGATCGTCATCAAGGGCAAGAAGGACAATATCGAGATCGACATGGCCCTGTGGTGGAACGACTCCTACCACGAGACGATGTTGTGCTTCACCAACAACATCCCCCAGCGCGACGGCGGCACCCACCTGTCGGCCTTCCGGACCAGCCTGACGCGGGTCATGGGCGCCTATATGGAAAGCTCGGGCGCGCTCAAGAAGGAGAAGGTCGCGCCGTCGGGCGAGGACGCCCGCGAGGGCCTGACCTGCGTCCTGTCGGTCAAGGTGCCGGATCCCAAATTCTCGTCGCAAACCAAGGACAAGCTGGTCTCGTCCGAGGTGCGTCCGGCTGTCGAGGGCCTGTGCACCGAGGGCCTGTCGCAGTGGTTCGAGGAACACCCGGTCGAGGCCAAGGCCATCGTCTCCAAGATCATCGAGGCGGCCTCCGCCCGTGAGGCGGCGCGCAAGGCCCGTGACCTGACCCGGCGCAAGTCGGCGCTGGATATCTCCAGCCTGCCCGGCAAGCTGGCCGACTGCCAGGAACGCGATCCGGCGAAGTCCGAACTGTTCATCGTCGAGGGCGATTCCGCGGGCGGCTCGGCCAAACAGGCCCGCAACCGCGAGAACCAGGCGGTCCTGCCCCTGCGCGGCAAGATCCTGAACGTCGAGCGCGCCCGCTTCGACCGGATGCTGTCGTCGGATCTGATCGGCACACTGATCCTGGCCCTGGGCACCGGCATCGGCCGCGACGACTTCAACGCCGACAAGCTGCGCTATCACAAGATCATCCTGATGGCCGACGCCGACGTCGACGGCGCCCACATCCGGACTCTGCTGCTGACCTTCTTCTATCGTCAGATGCCGGAGCTGATCGAGCGCGGGCACGTCTATATCG
The genomic region above belongs to Brevundimonas goettingensis and contains:
- the gyrB gene encoding DNA topoisomerase (ATP-hydrolyzing) subunit B — its product is MTDQNENARHEDTAEEAAYGAESIKVLKGLDAVRKRPGMYIGDTDDGSGLHHMVYEVVDNAIDEALAGHADLVEVILNADGSVTVTDNGRGIPVDIHAEEGVSAAEVIMTQLHAGGKFDQNSYKVSGGLHGVGVSVVNALSDWLKLVIFRNGKRHEMKFERGDTVESLKVTGDAPLREDGPKAGQVLSGTQVTFYPSVTTFSHIDFDLKTLEHRLRELAFLNSGVVIKLQDHRGAEPIDILLHYEGGVEAFVRHLDKSKTPLMKDVIVIKGKKDNIEIDMALWWNDSYHETMLCFTNNIPQRDGGTHLSAFRTSLTRVMGAYMESSGALKKEKVAPSGEDAREGLTCVLSVKVPDPKFSSQTKDKLVSSEVRPAVEGLCTEGLSQWFEEHPVEAKAIVSKIIEAASAREAARKARDLTRRKSALDISSLPGKLADCQERDPAKSELFIVEGDSAGGSAKQARNRENQAVLPLRGKILNVERARFDRMLSSDLIGTLILALGTGIGRDDFNADKLRYHKIILMADADVDGAHIRTLLLTFFYRQMPELIERGHVYIAQPPLYKVSKGKQSRYLKDQADMDAYLIEEGCSEAELDLAGGERRTGQDLQSLVREAKAFKALVDRLSQRAPAFAVEQSALAGLFAEDHGDPAAAAVRLNLYAEEGDGDWSGEPGVQGAVVFNRVRRAVSETIVLEEALLRSLDARRLAERALSFEGVFDKPAVYRRKDKSTTIRGPIDLLNAVLDAGKKGLAIQRYKGLGEMNPEQLWETTLDANARTLLKVSVEHQEDADDLFAKLMGDVVEPRREFIQANALDAAVDV
- the recF gene encoding DNA replication/repair protein RecF (All proteins in this family for which functions are known are DNA-binding proteins that assist the filamentation of RecA onto DNA for the initiation of recombination or recombinational repair.), with protein sequence MERPVITALTLTDFRSYASATLRVGAGPVVLHGPNGAGKTNLLEALSLFTPGRGLRGATAVEMGRREPGEAGGRAWAVALTLDGGDGDEIKLGTGVQSAGAARRIVRIDGETAPPGRLLDYLRPVWATPEQDRLFSDARAERLKFFDRLVFAADPAHAATVSAYEKALRERLRLLTDGAEGREADPLWLDALELRLAESGARAAMARASALEALQAGIDARGDRPFPQADLGLSGEAEGLAVSGADEAAIAAVIREGMVRSRGRDAAAGRSLYGPHRSDLTALHREKNRPAAEGSSGEQKALVLNLILAQIVRLKSEGGASPVLLLDEAPAHLDANRRAALFDEIVALNLQAFMTGTEAALFEDLQGRARFVRVEGGALLAEA